The proteins below come from a single Halobacteriovorax sp. DA5 genomic window:
- a CDS encoding ABC transporter permease, with protein sequence MSFSSEIKHYLSVYKKFISTSTAVAMSFRTSFVLMVMMDLMFFGSAYFTVDFIFDHVDMVMGWNRNQFMLFLSYVLLVDGFHMIILSQNFWRFSDDLKSGQLDYTILRPLSSIFSVFFRNVRPSSIPTLIPAIVVFSYYANINNFSLFQWLLVPLLLILSLALLAVVEFVISCAMFWLVEGVGINFFRMQMQQLSRWPDLIYGAATKRVFSTLVPILLVGSAPIHFLLDMSKWHYLLLMVVATGVFWFILLKLWERGLQVYDSASS encoded by the coding sequence ATGAGTTTTAGTTCAGAAATTAAACACTATCTTTCAGTATATAAGAAATTTATCTCTACAAGTACTGCCGTGGCCATGAGCTTTCGTACGAGCTTTGTTCTTATGGTTATGATGGATCTTATGTTCTTTGGTTCGGCTTACTTCACTGTTGATTTTATTTTTGATCACGTGGATATGGTCATGGGTTGGAATCGAAACCAATTCATGCTCTTTCTCTCATATGTCTTATTAGTTGATGGCTTCCACATGATTATTTTAAGTCAGAATTTTTGGCGCTTTAGTGATGATTTAAAATCGGGTCAGCTAGACTACACAATCTTAAGGCCACTAAGTTCTATCTTTAGTGTCTTCTTTAGGAATGTAAGGCCTTCCTCAATTCCGACTTTAATTCCTGCAATTGTAGTATTTAGTTATTATGCAAATATAAACAATTTCTCTCTTTTTCAGTGGTTATTAGTTCCTCTGCTGTTAATCCTATCTTTGGCCCTACTGGCAGTTGTCGAGTTTGTCATAAGCTGTGCAATGTTTTGGTTGGTAGAGGGTGTAGGTATTAACTTCTTTAGAATGCAGATGCAGCAACTTTCGCGTTGGCCAGATCTGATATATGGTGCCGCAACGAAGAGAGTCTTTTCAACTCTTGTTCCAATTTTACTTGTAGGCTCGGCCCCTATTCATTTCTTACTAGATATGAGTAAGTGGCACTACCTACTTTTAATGGTAGTTGCCACTGGTGTATTTTGGTTTATCTTGTTAAAGCTTTGGGAACGTGGACTTCAAGTCTACGACTCGGCTTCTTCATAG
- a CDS encoding ABC-2 family transporter protein: MSNLIKWWQTIKISIVKYTAYRLNFFLQIIGPALVFLFIKYNLWTAIFESTGSDTIKGYTLKAMLTYHVWAFVVSQLAQGHTALNLALDIRMGRISTYLIYPFNFWEFHTASFIGFQIIQLFVTGFAIFLFSIIGILPSVDLPTLLNGVGVCLFVSLFWFSLQYLTGVMAFWLEETWILRVMLQMITVFLSGAIIPLELYPDFFREILMYTPFPYLTYYPIKVFMGEAVSYATFFSVLSPWLILVSVISALTWRRGIKLYTAAGM, translated from the coding sequence ATGTCTAATCTTATAAAATGGTGGCAAACCATTAAGATCTCCATTGTAAAGTACACGGCATACCGCCTAAATTTCTTCCTCCAAATAATTGGACCGGCACTGGTGTTTCTCTTTATCAAATACAACTTGTGGACGGCAATTTTTGAAAGTACAGGAAGTGATACAATTAAGGGCTATACGCTTAAGGCGATGCTTACGTACCACGTCTGGGCCTTTGTGGTTTCACAACTTGCCCAAGGTCATACTGCACTTAATTTGGCCCTTGATATTCGAATGGGAAGGATTTCAACATATCTAATCTACCCTTTTAATTTTTGGGAGTTTCATACCGCTTCATTTATTGGCTTTCAAATTATTCAATTATTTGTAACAGGTTTTGCAATATTCTTGTTTTCGATAATTGGTATTTTACCAAGTGTCGACTTACCGACACTACTAAATGGTGTTGGGGTTTGTCTTTTTGTAAGCCTCTTTTGGTTCTCGCTACAATACTTAACGGGTGTTATGGCATTTTGGTTAGAAGAAACATGGATATTGAGAGTAATGCTTCAAATGATCACAGTTTTCTTATCAGGTGCAATTATTCCGCTAGAACTATATCCGGACTTCTTTAGAGAAATCCTTATGTATACACCATTTCCCTATCTAACTTACTATCCAATTAAGGTTTTCATGGGAGAGGCCGTAAGCTATGCAACTTTTTTTAGTGTCCTATCTCCATGGCTAATCCTTGTTAGTGTTATCAGTGCATTAACGTGGCGTCGTGGGATTAAACTTTACACAGCGGCGGGGATGTAA